In Dyadobacter subterraneus, a single genomic region encodes these proteins:
- a CDS encoding RagB/SusD family nutrient uptake outer membrane protein, with protein sequence MKNIFNRANKSKFLVLPLVFVMIVVMTQTCSKDDLDLTNPNALSTSSFWKTADDAEKGLVAVYGPLTTTQGWGRMIGGILTIQRGDDANAFSWPAVNDPGTFTVVPTDGRVGEGWGELNAIVARANSVLFYVPNIDMDAAQKTRILGEASFLRALAHFYLLNMWGNIPLITQPVEQVNDLFVEQAPQEAVWASIISDLKLAQSSLPETVDPKDVGRATWGAATGMLGKAYLFTKDWTNAAAEFKKIIDKPNLYRLVANYQDNFLTATNNNAESIWELQYESNVNASWGTSGTPNVGRGQAYEPDIAPPAYSSQGSISVNKWVFDAFMKQKTKDGKIDPRAYATMIWNYPGAKIYQDDFKTKMTGADTNRIWDRKYLNFDRESSLVPGSWWYASNNRRMIRLADVLLMYAEAQNEASGPDATAYAAINQVRARANMPDITPGLSKDAFRTAVRDERVLELSLEGDRIFDLLRWGTMADVFLNHPEYRSNSGGKFVKGKNEYLPIPFNDVSANPKIKQNPGYIN encoded by the coding sequence ATGAAAAATATATTCAACAGAGCTAATAAGAGCAAGTTCTTAGTTCTTCCGTTGGTATTTGTTATGATCGTTGTGATGACGCAGACTTGCAGCAAAGACGATCTTGACCTGACAAATCCAAATGCTTTAAGTACTTCCAGTTTTTGGAAAACAGCCGATGACGCCGAAAAGGGATTGGTTGCCGTGTACGGTCCGCTGACAACAACGCAGGGCTGGGGCCGGATGATAGGCGGAATTCTGACAATACAGCGTGGAGATGATGCCAATGCCTTTTCGTGGCCAGCTGTAAATGATCCGGGTACTTTTACCGTAGTACCAACTGATGGACGTGTTGGTGAAGGTTGGGGAGAGTTAAATGCAATCGTTGCAAGAGCCAATTCAGTATTATTTTATGTACCGAATATTGATATGGATGCTGCTCAGAAAACAAGAATTCTGGGTGAAGCTTCATTTTTAAGAGCACTGGCTCATTTCTACCTGCTGAATATGTGGGGAAATATTCCATTGATAACGCAGCCGGTGGAGCAGGTAAATGATTTGTTTGTTGAGCAGGCGCCGCAGGAAGCTGTTTGGGCTTCCATCATCAGTGACCTGAAACTTGCCCAAAGCTCACTACCAGAAACAGTCGATCCGAAAGATGTGGGCAGGGCAACCTGGGGAGCCGCTACGGGCATGCTGGGAAAAGCCTATCTGTTTACAAAAGACTGGACGAATGCAGCTGCCGAGTTTAAGAAAATTATTGACAAGCCAAATCTTTACAGGCTTGTAGCCAATTATCAGGACAATTTCCTGACAGCTACAAACAACAATGCGGAGTCGATTTGGGAGCTGCAATATGAAAGTAATGTGAACGCCAGCTGGGGAACCAGTGGTACGCCAAATGTAGGAAGAGGTCAGGCCTATGAACCTGACATTGCACCACCTGCATATTCCAGCCAGGGTAGTATATCGGTCAATAAATGGGTTTTTGATGCATTTATGAAGCAAAAAACAAAAGATGGTAAAATTGATCCGCGCGCTTATGCGACTATGATTTGGAATTATCCGGGGGCGAAAATTTATCAGGATGATTTTAAAACAAAAATGACCGGCGCCGATACAAACAGAATCTGGGATCGTAAATACCTGAATTTTGACCGTGAAAGTTCACTGGTTCCGGGATCCTGGTGGTATGCTTCCAACAACCGCAGAATGATCCGGCTTGCTGATGTGCTGCTCATGTATGCGGAGGCACAAAACGAAGCTTCCGGCCCGGATGCTACGGCATATGCTGCTATTAATCAGGTGAGAGCCCGTGCAAATATGCCGGATATTACGCCGGGATTGAGCAAAGACGCATTCCGTACCGCAGTTCGTGATGAAAGAGTTCTTGAACTTTCTCTGGAAGGTGACCGCATTTTTGATCTCCTTCGCTGGGGTACCATGGCTGATGTTTTCCTCAATCACCCGGAATATCGTTCCAACAGCGGCGGGAAATTCGTAAAAGGGAAAAATGAATATTTGCCGATTCCATTTAACGATGTAAGTGCAAACCCGAAAATAAAACAGAATCCCGGATATATAAATTAA
- a CDS encoding VCBS repeat-containing protein → MGKNFFRICVFFFLLLLMAACKRNGSELFSKLSPDDTGIDFVNQINESDSINTFTYYYCYNGGGVGIADFNNDSLPDIFFTGNMVSSKLYINKGNLKFEDITASAGLSTTDWIMGVSVIDINHDGFMDIYLNVAGPRFARKHHNLLYINQKNLTFKEEAAAYGLDNNSFSVQSAFLDYDRDGDLDMYLLTNDVDDVEKTLIFPDTYPITRGRTRDFLYENVGDTIGHPLYKNVSEKAGITQEGYGLGLAVSDLNRDGWPDVYASNDFMPNDQLLINQKNKTFKESAKESMRHQTYNGMGVDIEDINNDGKPDIMVMDMLPENNERRKTMIAKADYEKFFLRKKAGYIDQYMRNTLQINQGTDNNGVTFFSDIAQFAGVQATDWSWGVLLADFDNDCYRDAYITNGFVKDITDLDFLSYNTNSNMFGTNEIKANRTKELLSLLKGVKLSNYMYRNTDGLSFENETKSWGLKYDSYSNGAAYADLDKDGDLDLVVNNINEKAFVFENKASFPEAKNNYLQLILKGSEKNLDGIGAAITVYCGAEKFYNYFSPVKGYLSSMSGPLHVGLGKNSKADSVTVVWPDGKSQTVRSVKANQSLTLQYSEAENRSAIPPISEKPIFSNANDIYNIHFKHVENEFNDFIGESLLLSMYSRKGPGIAVGDTDNKNGTDFFIGGAAGIPGMLFSQGKTGLFTQKPINSEDVKFEDMGSLFFDADNDKDLDLYVVSGGSEFKNENGAFNDRLCINDGKGNFKKQPGALPFTTSSGSCVVAADFDKDGDLDLFRAGAISPGSYPESPRSYLFVNEGGKFRDASSELAPGLANAGMINAAVWTDFDNDGWTDLIVTGEWMPPVFYKNQKGKLANITTQTGLNNINGWWNSIYPADLDNDGDMDYVLGNMGNNVDYSPSKNQPLDLYYGDFAGNGRFKPLATHYIVDNSGEKKSYPLTYRDDLFRSMPILKKKFGTYEPFSKAHLDDIFNKDVISKAKHYHADTFQSCILINKGRGKFEVKPLPAQAQFSCIFGILTTDFDDDGKLDILITGNSHSNEVVYGFMDASLGLLLKGDGKGSFTAIPAEKSGLFLHCATRGLGSLYDNKGRQMFLATANADSLNILRNNSQPIGKIVRALPGDVHAMITFKNGTRQKQEFYYGAGYLSQQENAVRIFDAIKTVQIFDDKGKSREVYLVD, encoded by the coding sequence ATGGGAAAAAACTTCTTCCGAATTTGTGTTTTCTTTTTTCTGCTGCTTCTGATGGCTGCCTGTAAGCGCAATGGTTCTGAGCTTTTTAGCAAACTTTCGCCAGATGATACCGGTATTGATTTTGTCAATCAGATCAACGAAAGTGATTCCATCAATACCTTCACTTATTACTATTGTTACAATGGCGGCGGGGTTGGCATCGCTGATTTTAATAACGATTCTCTGCCGGATATTTTCTTTACCGGAAACATGGTTTCCTCCAAACTTTATATCAACAAGGGCAATTTGAAGTTTGAAGACATCACCGCTTCTGCCGGTTTGTCAACAACAGACTGGATCATGGGCGTGTCTGTTATTGATATCAACCATGACGGATTTATGGATATTTATCTCAATGTAGCGGGTCCGCGTTTTGCCAGAAAACATCATAATCTGCTTTATATCAATCAGAAAAATCTGACGTTTAAAGAAGAGGCCGCAGCTTACGGTCTGGACAATAATTCTTTTTCTGTACAATCAGCTTTTCTGGATTATGACCGTGACGGTGATCTGGATATGTATCTGCTGACCAACGATGTAGACGATGTTGAAAAAACGCTGATTTTCCCAGATACTTACCCGATTACGCGAGGCAGAACAAGAGATTTTTTATACGAAAATGTGGGGGATACAATTGGTCATCCGCTTTACAAAAACGTCTCTGAAAAGGCAGGAATTACACAGGAAGGTTATGGACTTGGCCTGGCTGTGAGTGATTTAAACAGGGACGGCTGGCCTGATGTATATGCTTCCAACGATTTCATGCCTAACGATCAGCTGCTTATAAATCAGAAAAATAAAACCTTCAAAGAATCAGCAAAGGAAAGTATGCGGCACCAGACCTATAATGGGATGGGTGTTGATATTGAAGATATTAACAATGACGGAAAGCCGGATATCATGGTCATGGATATGCTTCCTGAAAATAATGAGCGAAGAAAAACCATGATCGCGAAGGCAGACTATGAGAAATTTTTTCTGCGTAAAAAAGCTGGTTATATAGACCAATACATGCGGAATACTTTACAGATTAATCAGGGTACGGATAATAATGGTGTTACTTTTTTTTCTGATATAGCACAGTTTGCAGGCGTTCAGGCAACAGACTGGAGTTGGGGCGTATTGTTAGCTGATTTTGATAACGACTGTTACCGCGATGCCTATATTACCAACGGTTTTGTAAAAGATATTACTGATCTGGATTTTCTGAGTTACAATACCAACAGCAATATGTTCGGTACTAATGAAATTAAAGCCAACCGCACAAAGGAGCTTTTGAGTCTTTTAAAAGGTGTAAAATTGTCAAATTACATGTACCGGAATACTGATGGTTTGTCTTTTGAAAATGAGACGAAATCCTGGGGTTTGAAATACGATTCGTATTCTAACGGAGCAGCGTATGCGGATTTGGACAAGGATGGAGATCTGGATCTTGTCGTCAACAATATCAACGAAAAAGCTTTTGTATTTGAAAATAAAGCATCATTCCCGGAAGCTAAAAACAACTATCTTCAATTGATTTTGAAAGGAAGTGAAAAGAATCTGGATGGAATAGGAGCGGCCATTACGGTTTATTGCGGTGCAGAAAAATTCTATAATTATTTTTCACCTGTGAAAGGATATTTGTCAAGCATGAGCGGTCCTTTGCACGTGGGTTTGGGTAAAAATTCGAAAGCGGATTCTGTCACAGTCGTTTGGCCGGATGGAAAATCACAAACGGTCAGATCCGTAAAGGCAAATCAGAGCCTGACATTGCAATACAGTGAAGCCGAAAACAGATCAGCTATACCACCAATATCTGAAAAACCGATTTTCAGTAATGCCAATGATATATATAATATTCATTTCAAACACGTTGAAAATGAGTTTAATGACTTCATCGGCGAGTCATTGTTGCTTTCCATGTATTCCAGAAAAGGACCGGGTATTGCCGTTGGTGATACTGACAATAAAAACGGAACAGATTTTTTCATTGGCGGTGCTGCCGGAATTCCGGGAATGCTTTTTAGTCAGGGGAAAACGGGATTGTTTACGCAAAAGCCAATCAATAGCGAGGACGTAAAATTTGAAGACATGGGTTCCTTGTTTTTTGATGCCGATAATGACAAAGATCTAGATTTGTATGTGGTAAGTGGCGGAAGCGAATTTAAAAACGAAAATGGCGCTTTTAACGACCGATTGTGTATCAATGACGGTAAAGGAAATTTCAAAAAACAGCCAGGCGCGCTTCCTTTTACCACTTCGAGCGGAAGTTGTGTGGTGGCGGCAGATTTTGATAAAGACGGCGATCTTGATCTTTTTAGGGCCGGAGCAATTTCACCTGGCAGTTATCCTGAATCACCACGCAGTTATTTATTCGTCAACGAAGGTGGAAAATTTAGAGATGCTTCCAGCGAATTGGCTCCGGGTTTGGCCAATGCAGGAATGATCAATGCGGCCGTGTGGACAGATTTTGATAATGACGGTTGGACAGACCTGATCGTAACAGGAGAATGGATGCCGCCTGTTTTTTATAAAAATCAAAAAGGAAAGCTTGCCAATATTACGACGCAGACAGGTTTGAACAACATAAACGGCTGGTGGAACAGCATTTATCCCGCCGATCTTGACAATGATGGTGACATGGATTATGTGCTGGGCAATATGGGAAATAACGTTGATTACAGTCCTTCTAAAAATCAGCCGTTGGATTTGTATTATGGCGATTTTGCTGGAAACGGTCGATTTAAACCTTTGGCAACGCATTATATTGTTGATAATTCCGGTGAGAAAAAAAGCTATCCGCTCACATATCGTGATGATCTTTTTCGGTCGATGCCTATTCTGAAAAAGAAATTTGGTACCTACGAGCCTTTTAGTAAAGCGCATCTGGATGATATTTTCAATAAAGATGTCATCAGCAAGGCAAAACATTACCATGCAGATACTTTTCAAAGCTGTATTTTGATCAATAAGGGCAGAGGAAAATTTGAGGTAAAACCATTGCCAGCCCAGGCGCAGTTTTCCTGTATTTTCGGTATATTGACTACCGATTTTGATGATGACGGGAAACTTGATATACTCATCACCGGAAATTCTCATTCCAATGAAGTTGTCTATGGTTTTATGGACGCATCGCTTGGATTGCTGCTCAAAGGTGACGGCAAAGGAAGTTTTACAGCAATACCTGCGGAAAAAAGCGGGCTGTTTTTACACTGTGCAACCAGAGGTCTTGGATCACTTTATGACAACAAGGGAAGGCAAATGTTTCTGGCGACAGCGAATGCCGACAGTTTAAATATCCTGAGAAATAACAGTCAGCCGATTGGCAAAATTGTCAGGGCTTTACCGGGTGATGTTCATGCAATGATCACTTTTAAAAATGGTACCAGACAAAAGCAGGAATTCTATTACGGTGCCGGTTATTTGTCGCAGCAGGAAAACGCAGTACGAATTTTTGATGCAATAAAAACAGTACAGATTTTTGACGATAAAGGTAAAAGCAGAGAAGTGTATCTGGTTGATTGA
- a CDS encoding AraC family transcriptional regulator, with protein MKATYTLLPDFAQAQKPFVVKKIVRPYFSTDFHFHTECQLVHILSGSGTRIIGDSIEHFEEGDLAFVGPNVPHVWYSQSQSANESMSVALYINPEAVSEKLEGLIDTKELRRFFKESERGISVCGVKKVLITDILMQMPEQKNIALLASFIQILHYLLDPEELVWLNVPNLLSVYAAQAPGRVHKLMHFIQQNFKQEITLQQAASVSGLQIHSFCRFFKSLTNRTFSDFLNEVRIGFASKLLLQSDLPVTQIALECGYTNISYFNRCFKKINKVSPKEYRNSNQVKN; from the coding sequence ATGAAAGCGACTTACACACTTCTACCTGATTTTGCCCAGGCGCAAAAGCCGTTTGTAGTAAAAAAAATCGTAAGGCCCTACTTTTCAACGGATTTCCATTTTCACACCGAATGCCAGCTGGTGCATATTCTGTCGGGTTCAGGGACACGTATCATTGGTGACTCGATTGAACATTTTGAAGAAGGTGACCTGGCTTTTGTCGGACCAAATGTACCGCACGTTTGGTATAGCCAATCGCAGTCGGCCAATGAATCCATGTCGGTTGCACTTTATATTAATCCCGAAGCAGTAAGTGAAAAACTTGAAGGTCTTATCGATACAAAAGAACTGCGCAGGTTTTTTAAAGAATCGGAACGGGGAATCAGTGTTTGCGGTGTGAAAAAAGTATTGATAACAGATATTTTGATGCAAATGCCTGAACAAAAAAACATTGCATTACTGGCGTCATTCATTCAAATTTTACATTACCTGCTTGATCCCGAAGAACTTGTGTGGCTGAATGTTCCAAATTTGTTATCAGTTTACGCTGCCCAGGCTCCTGGCCGTGTGCACAAACTGATGCATTTTATACAGCAGAATTTTAAGCAGGAAATTACCTTGCAGCAAGCAGCTTCGGTTTCCGGTTTGCAAATACATTCCTTTTGCCGTTTTTTTAAATCGCTTACCAACAGGACTTTCTCAGATTTCCTGAACGAAGTCCGCATTGGTTTTGCCAGTAAACTTTTGCTGCAATCGGATCTGCCTGTCACCCAGATTGCACTCGAATGTGGATATACCAATATTTCTTATTTCAACCGCTGCTTCAAAAAAATAAACAAAGTTTCTCCAAAAGAATACCGGAATTCCAACCAGGTAAAAAATTAA
- a CDS encoding DUF3244 domain-containing protein — MKTPTFFLTAACALMLSLSSIAGTTKHSDKTTSPESENQVAVTSFVSGKIDVTIKKSEGKTLLIRLTDETGKTLASVTVKNDEDTRTRFDLSNLTDGEYQVVVTDGTNKIIKPITLDTHDYRTVKMG; from the coding sequence ATGAAAACGCCAACATTTTTTTTAACCGCCGCTTGTGCTCTTATGCTTTCACTAAGCAGCATTGCAGGAACTACAAAACATTCTGACAAAACCACATCGCCAGAATCGGAAAATCAGGTTGCAGTCACATCTTTTGTTTCGGGAAAGATTGATGTAACGATCAAAAAATCAGAAGGAAAAACATTACTGATCCGCCTTACCGATGAAACAGGAAAAACACTTGCCAGCGTAACTGTAAAAAATGACGAAGATACCCGCACACGTTTTGACCTGAGCAATCTAACCGATGGCGAGTATCAGGTTGTGGTAACGGATGGCACAAATAAGATCATCAAACCAATCACTCTTGACACGCATGATTACAGAACTGTTAAAATGGGTTGA
- a CDS encoding Gfo/Idh/MocA family protein has protein sequence MEQRRDFLKKIAVTSTGIALGGTAFGFSAKSYNRIIGANELIRVATIGVNSRGKSMSATFAGQKNAEVGTVCDVDSRAIPLAIEEIKKVKPAATPKSEKDCRKVLEDKSIEAIYIATPDHWHAPLTIMGCQAGKHVYVEKPLSHNPREGELAVEAARKYKRIVQMGAQRRSAPVLTQGIKELHQGIIGRVYLAKTWYTNNRKSTVLKPGTIPSWLDYDLWQGPAPRMTYKEGLIHYNWHWFWHWGTGEALNNGTHEVDVARWGLGVDFPTRVSSVGGRYEFKDDWETPDTQVVTMDYPGRISLLWESRSSNGRKIEGLDRGIIFYGENGSLDTGGDSYTVYDLDGKKIREVKATDQAADIQGRNTASPSLGMDNLHVMDFLDAIKNNRLPNCDVEIGFKSVVAMQLGNIAWRVGRDLKIDPKNGHIIGDSEAEKLWSRDYEKGWKPVV, from the coding sequence ATGGAACAAAGAAGGGATTTCTTAAAGAAAATAGCAGTGACTTCCACAGGCATTGCCCTGGGCGGCACCGCATTTGGATTCAGCGCAAAAAGCTACAACCGGATTATCGGCGCAAATGAACTCATACGCGTGGCTACGATCGGTGTAAACAGCAGAGGAAAAAGTATGTCTGCCACTTTTGCCGGACAGAAAAATGCCGAAGTTGGTACGGTTTGCGACGTGGATTCGCGGGCAATTCCACTCGCGATTGAGGAGATCAAAAAAGTCAAACCGGCTGCGACGCCCAAATCCGAGAAAGATTGCAGAAAAGTTTTGGAGGACAAATCTATTGAAGCAATTTATATCGCAACGCCGGATCACTGGCATGCGCCGCTGACCATTATGGGCTGCCAGGCAGGAAAACATGTGTATGTTGAAAAGCCGCTCAGCCATAATCCCAGAGAGGGTGAATTGGCGGTGGAAGCGGCAAGAAAATATAAACGTATTGTTCAAATGGGAGCCCAGCGCCGGTCGGCACCGGTTTTGACGCAGGGAATTAAGGAACTTCATCAGGGAATTATTGGTCGCGTTTATCTTGCAAAAACCTGGTATACGAACAATCGAAAGTCAACCGTACTAAAACCTGGGACAATTCCATCATGGCTGGATTATGATCTGTGGCAGGGACCCGCGCCGAGAATGACTTACAAAGAGGGATTGATACATTACAACTGGCACTGGTTTTGGCATTGGGGAACCGGTGAAGCGCTTAATAATGGTACGCATGAAGTAGACGTAGCACGCTGGGGACTTGGTGTTGACTTCCCAACCCGGGTGAGCTCTGTCGGCGGAAGATATGAGTTTAAGGATGATTGGGAAACGCCTGATACACAAGTAGTAACAATGGATTATCCTGGCCGCATATCATTATTGTGGGAATCCAGAAGCTCTAACGGAAGAAAAATTGAAGGGCTTGACCGGGGAATTATTTTTTACGGAGAAAATGGAAGTCTGGATACTGGTGGCGACAGCTATACAGTATATGATCTTGACGGCAAAAAAATAAGAGAAGTAAAGGCAACCGATCAAGCGGCTGATATACAAGGCCGAAATACAGCAAGTCCAAGCCTTGGCATGGACAATCTGCATGTGATGGATTTTCTGGATGCGATAAAAAATAACCGTTTGCCTAACTGTGATGTTGAAATCGGATTTAAAAGTGTTGTGGCTATGCAATTGGGCAATATCGCCTGGCGCGTTGGTCGCGACTTAAAAATCGATCCGAAAAATGGTCATATCATAGGTGATTCGGAAGCAGAAAAATTATGGTCGCGTGACTATGAGAAGGGCTGGAAACCTGTTGTCTAA
- a CDS encoding helix-turn-helix domain-containing protein — translation MPRVLFIELGLIRSNILSAKTPFTCLNCCDRQIKYALSDGSIGFTASYHIQKRGVLEAKRLALNPEIKIKSIAFQLGYVDVAHFIKFFKSCNRISFTDFRKINLMQN, via the coding sequence ATGCCGAGGGTTTTATTCATTGAGTTGGGGCTAATTAGATCGAATATATTATCAGCAAAAACGCCATTTACTTGCCTGAATTGTTGTGATCGGCAAATAAAGTACGCTCTCAGCGATGGATCAATTGGATTTACCGCCAGTTATCATATACAAAAGCGGGGGGTTCTGGAAGCAAAAAGACTGGCTCTGAATCCGGAAATAAAAATAAAATCAATTGCTTTTCAGCTTGGATATGTAGACGTTGCCCATTTCATTAAGTTTTTCAAAAGCTGCAACCGAATAAGTTTCACAGATTTTAGAAAAATAAATTTGATGCAGAATTAA
- a CDS encoding M1 family metallopeptidase, translated as MNKTLGILLLLGLLTYENLYAQISLPVASNIKKSYLKQQRDPGGAPGKNYWQNRSDYNIKVNFDPVTAKLEGVVNIQYFNNSPDTLSKVVFKLYPNIYQKEAIRVVPVKAQDLTDGVVIEKISLNSKELDSKQLSIRGTNMTVRSGKILPKEKVKFDINYSFDLNRGSFIRGGQIDSGAFFIAYFFPRIAVYDDIDGWNEYPYTGQYEFYNDFGQFNAEITVPGDYQVWATGDLKNAAEVFKPKYVSLIGQANKSDKVIDIITEADFKTGSLSDDKSIKTWKFQADDVTDFAFGISNHYVWKASSLVVDPVSGRRARVDAIYNPDHKEYQPVINYVRKTVDLISNKFPAVPFPFSHETIFDGPTEMEYPMMVVNSPLTKPQEAIELTAHEIFHSLFPFYVGINETKYSFMDEGFATLSEFLLHPLIDSTVKLDYDISDANAVVGSEQELPVMTLTPQLAGAARYVAKNLKPALGYFYVKEMLGDALFNKAMQYYIGQWKGKHPTPHDFFNCINTGSGVNLNWFWKSWFFEKGIPDLAISKVHSMPTKHEITISNMGNLAVPVHLTVYFKNGSQKKINSSIACWSGGNKTVTINIPSNKPVQKIILGSDFDLDVQPENNIWISTK; from the coding sequence ATGAATAAAACCCTCGGCATTCTTCTGCTTCTTGGCTTACTCACTTATGAAAATCTCTATGCGCAGATATCTTTGCCCGTAGCGTCGAACATCAAAAAATCTTATCTGAAACAGCAACGCGATCCGGGCGGAGCGCCGGGAAAGAACTATTGGCAAAACAGGTCAGATTACAATATAAAAGTAAATTTTGACCCAGTAACGGCGAAATTGGAAGGTGTCGTAAATATTCAGTATTTTAATAATAGCCCGGACACACTGAGCAAAGTGGTCTTTAAATTATATCCCAATATCTATCAGAAAGAAGCGATTCGTGTCGTTCCTGTAAAAGCGCAGGATTTAACGGACGGCGTTGTGATTGAAAAAATCAGTTTAAACAGCAAGGAACTTGATTCAAAACAATTAAGTATCAGAGGCACAAACATGACCGTACGAAGTGGTAAAATTCTACCAAAAGAAAAGGTGAAGTTTGATATAAATTATTCATTTGATCTGAACCGCGGTTCTTTTATCCGGGGCGGTCAAATTGATTCGGGAGCTTTTTTTATAGCTTACTTCTTCCCGCGTATAGCGGTATACGATGATATAGACGGATGGAATGAATATCCTTATACCGGGCAATATGAATTTTATAATGATTTTGGCCAGTTTAATGCAGAAATTACGGTTCCAGGAGATTACCAGGTCTGGGCTACTGGCGATTTGAAAAATGCAGCTGAGGTTTTTAAACCAAAATATGTCAGCCTGATCGGGCAGGCAAATAAAAGTGATAAGGTTATTGATATTATTACAGAGGCAGATTTTAAAACTGGCTCATTGTCAGATGATAAATCGATCAAAACCTGGAAATTTCAGGCAGATGATGTAACCGACTTCGCTTTTGGAATCAGCAATCATTATGTATGGAAAGCATCTAGCCTGGTGGTGGATCCGGTCAGCGGGAGACGCGCACGGGTGGATGCAATCTACAACCCGGATCATAAAGAATATCAGCCAGTTATAAACTATGTACGCAAGACGGTGGATTTAATCAGTAACAAATTTCCGGCAGTGCCATTTCCCTTTTCTCATGAAACCATTTTTGATGGTCCCACCGAAATGGAGTATCCCATGATGGTCGTTAACAGTCCGCTAACAAAACCGCAGGAAGCAATTGAACTCACTGCACATGAAATATTTCACAGCCTTTTCCCATTTTATGTCGGGATAAATGAAACAAAATATTCGTTTATGGATGAAGGTTTTGCAACACTTTCTGAGTTTTTATTGCATCCTTTGATTGATTCGACGGTCAAACTGGATTACGATATCAGTGATGCCAATGCAGTGGTTGGCTCTGAACAGGAGCTTCCCGTGATGACTCTGACGCCGCAGTTGGCGGGAGCGGCCAGATATGTTGCAAAAAACCTGAAACCTGCGCTTGGCTATTTTTATGTAAAAGAAATGCTGGGTGATGCCCTGTTTAACAAAGCGATGCAATATTACATTGGTCAATGGAAAGGCAAGCATCCAACGCCCCATGATTTTTTCAATTGTATCAACACAGGTTCGGGTGTAAACCTGAACTGGTTTTGGAAAAGCTGGTTTTTTGAAAAAGGTATACCGGATCTTGCAATAAGCAAGGTACACAGCATGCCGACAAAACACGAAATCACGATTTCAAACATGGGAAATCTGGCCGTGCCTGTACATTTGACCGTTTATTTTAAAAACGGCAGCCAAAAAAAGATAAATTCAAGTATTGCCTGTTGGTCCGGAGGAAATAAAACCGTGACAATTAATATACCCTCCAATAAACCAGTGCAGAAAATTATTTTAGGGTCAGATTTTGATCTAGACGTTCAGCCTGAAAATAATATTTGGATATCTACAAAGTAA
- a CDS encoding SRPBCC domain-containing protein — protein sequence MAASDFSTTLWVDQSPLEAFNAINNVRGWWSEEIEGDSDKLNDEFDYHFVDVHRCKMKLIEVIPGKKVVWLVLENYFKFTKDKNEWEGNKISFDIADVDGKTRIVFAHLGLVPEYECFEICRNAWTQYIQHSLASLISTGKGQPNASGKPTTADEERLSS from the coding sequence ATGGCTGCATCAGACTTTTCTACAACCTTATGGGTTGATCAATCTCCCCTGGAAGCTTTCAACGCAATCAATAATGTTCGTGGCTGGTGGTCAGAAGAAATTGAAGGAGATTCCGACAAACTCAATGATGAGTTTGACTATCATTTTGTGGATGTCCATCGCTGCAAAATGAAGTTGATTGAAGTGATTCCCGGAAAAAAAGTCGTTTGGCTGGTGCTGGAAAACTATTTTAAATTTACAAAAGATAAAAATGAGTGGGAAGGCAACAAAATCAGTTTTGATATAGCTGATGTAGATGGAAAAACCCGGATTGTATTTGCCCACCTTGGTCTGGTGCCGGAATATGAGTGCTTTGAAATCTGCCGGAATGCCTGGACTCAATATATACAGCACAGTCTTGCCAGCCTGATTTCCACTGGTAAAGGCCAGCCTAACGCCAGTGGCAAGCCAACGACAGCAGATGAAGAGAGACTTAGTTCATAA